The nucleotide window GTCGCGATGCAGGACGCCATCAACCTGATCTGGGCGCAGTTGTTCACCGCCTCCGACGCCGCCTCCTTCCCGCAGCGCGTGATCACGGGCGCGGAGCGGCCGATGATCCCCAAGCTGAACGCAGCCGGGGAGATCGTCGGCAAGCAGGCGGTCGACCTGGACAAGTTCCAGGTGGACCGGGTCGCGTGGATCACCGGCAAGGACGCGAAGATTTCGGAGTGGTCGGCGGCCAACTTGACCATGTACACCGACGTGATGGAGGTCGCCGTCGGGCACCTCGCCGCGCAGACGCGCACCCCGCAGCACTACCTGATCGGGAAGATGGCCAACCTCGCCGAGGGCGCGCTGCTGGCCGCCGAGACCGGTCTGGTCAAGCGGGTCGACGAGAAGAAACTGTGGTCGGGCCAGGGCCTGCGGGAGGTCGCACGGCTGATCTATCTGGCTCGTGACCAGCAGGCCAAGGCCAAGGCGATGCGCGCCGGCGCGGTCCTGTGGGCGGACTCCGAGTCCCGCTCGAACGCCCAGCTCGCCGACTCCCTGGTGAAGCTGAAGGACATCGGCTTCCCCTTCGAGTGGCTGGCCCTGCGCTACGGACTCACCCCCACCGAGGTGGCGGACGTGGTGGCACTGCGCGAGCGGGAGGCGGAGATGGATCCGGTCGCCGCGGCGGCCGCGCTCATCTCCCGGCGTGAGATGCCGCCCGGGCCCGGGGAGGACGATGAGCCAGCCGAGGAGGCGGCGTGACGGTCCCGGCCGCTGCGCAGCAGCACCAGGCGGAGCGCGCGGCGCAGGGCCAGGCGACGGCGGCCGCCGTGCGGGCGGTGTGGTCCGGCGTCGACCCCGAGGACCTCGAACGGTCCTGGCTGGCCCGGGCCGTCCTGGTCGCCGAGCTGATCCGCAGCGGGCAGCTGGCGGCAGCAGGCACCTCGGAGCCGTGGCTGGCTCAGGAGATCGGTCCCGGCGAAGGCGCGGTGGACCCCGAGGCCGCCGTCGCCGCGACGGGGGATCTGGCCGTGCCGCTGGTGTATCCGCTGCTGATCGCCCTCAACCGGCTGCGCCGCGGGTTCTCCACAGCTCTGTCGATCCTGTCCGGGGCGGCGTTCCTGGAGATGGTGACCCGCTCCCTGATCGCGGACGCGGGCCGGATCGCCGACATGGCCGGGATGATCGCCCGGCCGCGCGTCGTGTCCTACGTGCGCGTGGTCGAGCTGCCGGCGTGCGCGCGCTGCGTGATCCTGGCCGGCCGTGAGTACCCGCTGTCCGAGGGGTTCCTGCGGCACCCGCGCTGTGACTGCACGCTCGCCCCCAAGCGGCCCGGCGACAGCTTCAAGCCGGTCATGCCCGAGGCCCTGTTCGCGCAGATGGACGAGGGCCAGCAGCGGCGCGCGTTCGGCGCGGCCGCGGTGAAGGCGCTCGCCGACGGCGCAGACATCGGGCAGGTCGTCAACGCCCGCCGCGGCATGACGACCGTCACCCGCTACGGCCGCACCGTGAAGGCCACCACCGAAGGCGTCACCCGCCGCGGCCTGTACGGACAGAAGTCGGCGAAGTTCCAGAAGATCGCGGGCAACCGCTACTCCACCGCGCAGACGCCGCGGCTGATGCCGGAGGAGATTTATCGGCTGGCCGACGACCGCGAGCACGCCATCCGGCTCCTGCGCCGCAACGGCTATCTGTTCTGACCGCGCGCAACGCCCGGTCCCCTTCACCCCGCAATGGGAGAGATCACGATGAACAGCAGCACCCTGCCCCGCCGCGTCCGCCCTGGCGTCCCCGGCTGGTCCCGCCCGTATGGCACCGGCCCCTGGTCGCCGGTCTTCTACGCGGACGGAGACGACGACGGCAAGGACGACGACACCGGCGACGACCAGGACGACGACGGCACGGATGACTCCGACGACGACCAGGACGACGACGCGGGCACCGGCAACGACGACGCCGGCGACGACAGCGATCCGGACCCTGCGGGCGCCGACAAGCTCGGCGACCCCGGCAAGCGGGCCCTTGCCTCCATGAAGGGCAAGTGGCGCAGCGAGCGCGACAAGCGCCGCGACCTCGAGCAGAAGCTCGCGAAGCAGACCACCGACGGCACGGACGATGCGGTGTCCAAGGCGACCGCGGCCGCAACGGCCACGGCCAACACCCGCATCCTCAAGGCCGAAGTCCGTGCCGCGGCCAAGGGCCGCCTGGCGGACCCCAAGGACGCACTGACCTTCCTCGACCTCTCGACATTCGAGGTGGACGAGGACGGTGCGGTCGATGAGACCGAGATCACCGACGCGATCGAGGATCTCATCAAGAACAAGCCCTACCTGGCAGCCGCAAAGGCCACGAGGTTCCAGGGCACTGGCGACGGCGGAGCAGCGCGCAAGGCGTCCCGACCCAAGCAGCTCGGAGAGAAAGACCTCAAGAACATGAGCGCCGAGGCGATCGTGAAGGCCCAGGAAACGGGCCAGCTCGATGACTACCTCAGCGCCGGCTGACCCCAGGAGGGACACCGATGGCCATCACCCGCTTCAAGCCGGAAGTCTGGAGCGCGCGACTGCTGGTCGCCAACCGGACCCGGCTCGTCTACGCCCAGCCCGGCGTCGTCAACCGCAACTACGAGGGCGAGATCGCCGAGGCCGGCGACACCGTCCGCATCACGTCGATCTCCGACCCGACGATCGGCACCTACAACCCGAACACCACGGTCATCACGCCCGAGGAGCTCACCGACGCGCAGCGCACGCTGCTCATCGACCAGTCGAAGTACTTCGCCTTCAAGGTCGACGACGTCGACAAGCGGCAGGCCAAGGGCTCCGTGATGCCCGAGGCGATGAACCGCGCGGCCTACGGGCTGGCCAAGATCGCTGACTCCGTCGTGGCGAACCTGTACACGCAGGTCGCCGTGGCCAACCAGCTCGGCACGGTGTCCGTCACCACGGCGGACCTGGCGTACACCCAGCTGCGGATGCTCAAGCTCAAGCTGGACGAGACGGACGTCCCGGAAGAGAACCGGTACGTCGTGGGGCCGCCGTGGTTCTTCTCGCTGCTGCTGGAGAACAACAAGTTCCTGGACGCCTCCGCGAGCGGCAGCACGGAGCCGCTGCGCAACGGCTTCATCGGCCGTGCGCTCGGCTTCAACCTGGCGCAGTCCAACCAGGCCCCGAACCCGACCGGAGACGACTTCGTCGTGCAGGCCGGCGTGTCCGAGGCCATCTCCTACGCGGAGCAGATCAACAAGACCGAGGCGTACCGGCCGGAGTCCTCGTTCTCGGACGCCATCAAGGGCCTGCACCTGTACGGCGCCAAGGTCATCCGCCCGACCTACCTCGCGACGCTCCTCGCGTCCAAGACCTGAGAGGACCTCGCCACCATGGCACGCACTCCCGTTGCGTACAGCAACCTCGTCCCCAACGGGGACATCGCCGATCCGGCCGGCACCGCCACGAACGCGGGCGTCGGCAACGGGCACGTCATCCCGACGGCCGGCCCGAACGCCA belongs to Streptomyces sp. V3I8 and includes:
- a CDS encoding P22 phage major capsid protein family protein, producing MAITRFKPEVWSARLLVANRTRLVYAQPGVVNRNYEGEIAEAGDTVRITSISDPTIGTYNPNTTVITPEELTDAQRTLLIDQSKYFAFKVDDVDKRQAKGSVMPEAMNRAAYGLAKIADSVVANLYTQVAVANQLGTVSVTTADLAYTQLRMLKLKLDETDVPEENRYVVGPPWFFSLLLENNKFLDASASGSTEPLRNGFIGRALGFNLAQSNQAPNPTGDDFVVQAGVSEAISYAEQINKTEAYRPESSFSDAIKGLHLYGAKVIRPTYLATLLASKT